A genomic segment from Glycine soja cultivar W05 chromosome 20, ASM419377v2, whole genome shotgun sequence encodes:
- the LOC114401278 gene encoding chaperonin 60 subunit alpha 2, chloroplastic-like isoform X2 → MMALQLLDPLSFRMQLRMQVASKMNELAGDGTSTAIILARAMIKSGLLAVAFGANPISLKKGMEKTVKELVKFLKERSVPVEGREHIKAVASISAGNDEYVGNLIAEAMDKIGSDGVISIESSSSSETSVIIEEGMKFNKGYMSPHFITNQEKSIVEFDWVKVLVTDQKISNVKEIVPLLEKAMQLNAPLLIIAEDITKQVLETLVVNKMQGLLRVAVVKCPGFGGAKKALLQDIALMTGADFLSGDLGLTLDCATSDQLGTALKVRITCNETTIIADPSLKAEIQARISQIKKDLSETDNANLSRKLSERIAKLSGGVAVIKVGAHTELELEDRKLRIEDAKNATFAAISEGIVPGGGATYVHLLDLIPTIRNSMEDLDEQIGADIVAKALLEPAKSIATNAGVDGDIVVRKTRTHDWRTGYNAMTGTYEDLLNAGVADPSRVARCALQSAVSVAGVILTTQAILVDKIKKPKPPVPLVPGITP, encoded by the exons ATGATGGCGTTACAATTGCTCGATCCATTGAGCTTTCGGATGCAATTGAGAATGCAG GTTGCAAGCAAAATGAATGAGTTGGCTGGTGATGGTACTAGCACTGCAATTATTTTGGCTCGGGCCATGATTAAGTCTGGACTACTAGCAGTTGCTTTTGGGGCTAATCCTATTTCTTTGAAGAAGGGGATGGAAAAGACTGTAAAGGAGCTGGTCAAGTTCTTGAAGGAGAGAAGTGTTCCTGTTGAAGGAAGGGAGCATATTAAAG CTGTAGCCTCGATTTCTGCTGGAAACGACGAGTATGTTGGTAACTTGATTGCTGAAGCTATGGACAAGATTGGTTCAGATGGGGTGATATCTATTGAGTCTTCCTCATCATCTGAAACCTCTGTGATAATTGAAGAAGGGATGAAG TTCAATAAGGGTTACATGTCTCCTCACTTCATTACAAACCAGGAGAAGTCCATTGTAGAGTTTGACTGGGTTAAAGTTTTGGTAACTGATCAAAAGATTTCAAATGTCAAAGAAATAGTTCCTTTGCTGGAAAAGGCTATGCAGTTGAATGCCCCACTCTTAATTATTGCAGAGGATATCACAAAGCAAGTGTTGGAGACCTTAGTGGTGAACAAAATGCAAGGATTACTAAGAGTTGCAGTTGTAAAATGTCCAGGATTTGGAGGTGCAAAGAAAGCTTTGTTACAAGACATTGCACTTATGACTG GAGCTGATTTTCTTTCTGGAGACTTGGGTCTCACACTTGATTGTGCCACATCAGACCAGCTTGGCACTGCACTGAAAGTGAGAATAACCTGTAATGAGACAACTATCATTGCTGATCCTAGTTTGAAGGCTGAAATTCAAGCTAGAATTTCACAGATAAAGAAGGATCTTAGTGAAACAGATAATGCAAACCTGTCAAGAAAGCTCTCAGAGAGAATTGCAAAACTCTCTGGTGGTGTAGCTGTTATAAAG GTAGGTGCACATACTGAGCTAGAACTCGAAGATAGGAAACTTAGAATTGAGGATGCAAAGAATGCAACATTTGCTGCCATAAGCGAGGGAATTGTTCCTGGAGGGGGTGCCACATATGTCCATCTATTGGACTTGATACCAACAATAAGGAACTCCATGGAAGATCTAGATGAGCAAATTGGTGCTGATATTGTAGCAAAG GCACTCCTTGAACCTGCAAAATCAATTGCAACTAATGCCGGAGTTGATGGAGACATTGTTGTCCGGAAGACTAGAACACATGATTGGAGAACTGGATATAATGCAATGACAGGCACGTATGAAGATCTTTTGAATGCTGGAGTAGCGGATCCTAGTCGTGTTGCAAGATGTGCTCTTCAAAGTGCAGTTTCTGTTGCTGGTGTCATTCTAACTACTCAAGCTATTTTGGTGGATAAAATAAAGAAACCGAAGCCACCTGTACCCTTGGTCCCTGGCATAACTCCCTGA